The Cucumis melo cultivar AY chromosome 5, USDA_Cmelo_AY_1.0, whole genome shotgun sequence genome has a segment encoding these proteins:
- the LOC103491602 gene encoding 54S ribosomal protein L19, mitochondrial, whose protein sequence is MATLKEILTRRPVSATIRLTVPAGGARPAPPVGPALGQYRLNLMAFCKDFNARTQKYKPDTPMAVTITAFKDNTFEFTVKSPSVTWYLKKAAGIESGSSRPGHVVASTLSVKHIYEIAKVKQSDPYCQYMPLESICKSIIGTANSMGIKVLNELE, encoded by the coding sequence ATGGCCACCTTGAAAGAGATTCTCACCAGACGACCCGTCTCTGCCACCATCAGGCTCACCGTCCCTGCCGGTGGAGCTCGCCCTGCGCCACCGGTGGGTCCAGCGCTGGGTCAATACCGGCTGAATCTGATGGCTTTCTGCAAGGATTTCAATGCCCGGACTCAAAAGTACAAACCTGACACACCCATGGCCGTAACCATTACAGCTTTCAAGGACAACACCTTCGAGTTCACCGTCAAATCACCGTCAGTCACTTGGTACTTGAAGAAAGCTGCCGGGATCGAATCTGGGAGCAGCCGCCCAGGCCACGTAGTCGCCTCCACGCTCTCAGTCAAGCACATTTACGAGATCGCCAAAGTCAAGCAATCTGATCCTTATTGCCAGTACATGCCACTAGAATCCATTTGTAAGTCCATTATCGGCACTGCCAATAGCATGGGAATTAAAGTCCTAAACGAATTAGAGTAA
- the LOC103491601 gene encoding uncharacterized protein LOC103491601, with protein sequence MNQGVLLRSPPGTRQQPLLRDKSGNIVKEKRRFAEVAGGTAAECAAICCCFPCSMMNLLILTVYKVPVGLCKKVWNKRGKRREIAKKNAGAVVGGKEWGNDDREKEDWGESLPSSYLSSEDMELEKEMWERFYGNGFLRTPSQRET encoded by the coding sequence ATGAATCAGGGCGTCCTCCTCCGATCGCCGCCGGGTACTCGCCAACAACCACTACTCAGAGACAAATCAGGCAACATAGTTAAAGAAAAGCGCCGGTTCGCGGAGGTCGCCGGTGGAACAGCAGCGGAGTGCGCGGCAATATGTTGTTGCTTTCCATGCAGTATGATGAATCTTCTGATATTGACGGTGTATAAAGTTCCAGTAGGACTCTGCAAGAAAGTGTGGAATAAGAGGGGAAAACGACGGGAAATCGCAAAGAAAAACGCGGGGGCGGTGGTGGGAGGTAAGGAGTGGGGGAATGATGATCGTGAAAAGGAGGATTGGGGAGAATCGCTTCCGTCGTCGTATTTGTCATCGGAGGATATGGAATTGGAGAAGGAGATGTGGGAACGATTTTACGGAAATGGCTTCTTGAGGACTCCATCGCAAAGAGAAACTTAA